A genomic segment from Planctomycetota bacterium encodes:
- a CDS encoding ubiquinol-cytochrome c reductase iron-sulfur subunit, with product MPSRPPKAAKVEEETGRRGFLSLAVGSFMALGFTSLAVTGGLFSLGLARFLFPNVLAEPPSSFKVGFKEGFPAGKVETKFVAQYGVWVVNSDVGGQQQIYALKTVCTHLGCTPNWLEAEQKFKCPCHGSGFYKDGVNFEGPAPRPLERYAIKIADDGQLEVDKSKAFQEELGQWNDPSSYVPV from the coding sequence ATGCCGTCGCGTCCGCCGAAGGCGGCCAAGGTCGAGGAGGAGACGGGACGCCGTGGCTTCCTCTCGTTGGCGGTCGGCTCGTTCATGGCCCTCGGGTTCACCTCACTGGCGGTGACCGGAGGGCTGTTTTCGCTCGGTCTGGCCCGGTTCCTGTTCCCCAACGTGCTCGCCGAGCCGCCGAGCAGCTTCAAGGTCGGCTTCAAGGAAGGCTTCCCCGCCGGCAAGGTGGAGACGAAGTTCGTCGCGCAGTACGGCGTGTGGGTCGTCAACAGCGACGTCGGTGGCCAGCAGCAGATCTACGCGTTGAAGACGGTCTGCACCCATCTCGGGTGCACGCCCAACTGGCTCGAGGCCGAGCAGAAGTTCAAGTGCCCGTGCCACGGGAGCGGGTTCTACAAGGACGGTGTCAACTTCGAGGGCCCGGCGCCGCGACCGCTCGAACGCTACGCGATCAAGATCGCCGACGACGGTCAGTTGGAGGTCGACAAGAGCAAGGCTTTCCAAGAGGAGCTCGGTCAGTGGAACGACCCTTCGTCGTACGTTCCGGTGTGA
- a CDS encoding DUF4405 domain-containing protein: MAIGETIRNSQIWKSIFRHPMPLDRRNRIVVMLTNFFLHLHPVSIKKQGIALSFTWCMGGVTFFLFLVETVTGVLLMFYYRPTLEWAYNDILALRDVTSLGILRELHRWGAHAMVITTWLHMYRVFLTGSYKPPREFNWVIGVILLLLTLLLSFTGYLLPWDQLAIWAITVGSNMARATPFLGYEGPGQQLLTVGGIDMITDGSDARFGLLGARFVGEETLNRFYVLHCIAIPLAVALLLAIHFWRVRKDGGISGPL; encoded by the coding sequence ATGGCCATCGGCGAGACGATCCGCAACTCCCAGATTTGGAAGAGCATCTTCCGCCACCCGATGCCGCTCGACCGGCGGAATCGGATCGTGGTCATGCTCACCAACTTTTTCCTCCACCTCCACCCGGTGTCGATCAAGAAGCAGGGGATCGCCCTGTCGTTCACATGGTGCATGGGTGGGGTGACGTTCTTCCTGTTCCTCGTCGAGACGGTCACCGGCGTGCTGCTGATGTTCTATTACCGGCCCACGCTCGAATGGGCCTACAACGACATCCTCGCCCTCCGCGACGTGACCAGCCTCGGCATCCTCCGCGAGCTCCATCGCTGGGGGGCGCACGCGATGGTGATCACCACCTGGCTCCACATGTACCGGGTATTCCTCACCGGCAGCTACAAGCCGCCGCGTGAGTTCAACTGGGTGATCGGGGTGATCCTGCTGTTGCTCACGCTCCTGTTGTCGTTCACCGGTTACCTGCTCCCCTGGGATCAGCTGGCGATCTGGGCGATCACCGTCGGGTCCAACATGGCCCGTGCGACGCCGTTCCTCGGCTACGAGGGCCCCGGGCAGCAACTCCTGACCGTCGGCGGGATCGACATGATCACCGACGGCTCCGATGCCCGGTTCGGCCTCCTCGGCGCCCGATTCGTCGGCGAGGAGACGCTCAACCGGTTCTACGTCCTGCACTGCATCGCGATCCCGCTGGCGGTGGCGCTGCTGCTGGCGATCCACTTTTGGCGCGTACGAAAGGACGGCGGGATCAGCGGACCGCTGTGA
- a CDS encoding cytochrome oxidase assembly protein, protein MPGPQRWPPPTDRIRSGPLANRPRAARSVARRDPMTTLAPAAPRSLLTFVVACLLVGTTALLLCFGALVTTYDAAMAVPDWPATYGHNMFLFPLAEWLGGPWDLFLEHGHRLLGATVGVITLVLAGLVFVRRSPTVLRGLVAAAVLLVIAQGVLGGMRVLLDDKTIAKVHACTGPLFFAVATAIATLVWRDRRRPAVASSPGGGGRAETALGSGRGRSLPPVALPSWATAGFVPPALVVAAYLQLVAGAQLRHMEASATPLDFRWLVTLHLLGAAAVTVLATLAWLAWQPHEPLAARQWSRVIVGLVVGQVLLGCGAWLVNYGVPGGWLPDTWSGPLVARSVRAALVTTGHAVLGMLILGAAVVMSLVWTGAGAATGRSWGEAPA, encoded by the coding sequence ATGCCCGGGCCGCAGCGTTGGCCACCGCCCACTGACCGCATCCGCTCCGGCCCGTTGGCGAACCGTCCGCGAGCGGCCCGGAGCGTTGCCCGCCGAGATCCGATGACCACCCTTGCACCCGCCGCGCCGCGTAGCCTGTTGACCTTCGTGGTCGCCTGCCTGCTGGTGGGCACCACGGCGCTGCTGCTGTGCTTCGGGGCGCTGGTCACGACCTATGACGCGGCGATGGCGGTCCCCGACTGGCCGGCGACGTACGGCCACAACATGTTCCTGTTTCCCCTTGCCGAGTGGCTCGGTGGGCCTTGGGATCTGTTTCTCGAGCACGGGCATCGTCTGCTCGGCGCCACCGTGGGCGTGATCACCCTCGTGCTGGCCGGGCTCGTGTTCGTGCGGCGCTCGCCGACGGTGCTCCGCGGTCTGGTGGCGGCGGCAGTGCTGCTGGTGATCGCACAGGGGGTCCTCGGTGGGATGCGGGTGCTGCTCGACGACAAGACGATCGCCAAGGTGCACGCCTGCACCGGGCCGCTGTTCTTCGCGGTGGCGACGGCGATCGCCACGCTGGTGTGGCGTGATCGTCGGCGGCCAGCCGTGGCGTCGAGCCCGGGGGGTGGCGGGCGTGCCGAAACCGCCCTCGGATCCGGCCGCGGCCGGTCGCTGCCGCCGGTCGCGCTGCCGTCATGGGCCACGGCGGGGTTCGTCCCTCCCGCCCTGGTCGTCGCGGCCTACCTGCAACTCGTCGCCGGGGCCCAGCTTCGCCACATGGAGGCCAGTGCGACACCGCTCGACTTCCGCTGGCTGGTCACGCTCCATCTCCTCGGGGCAGCCGCGGTGACAGTGCTGGCGACGCTGGCGTGGCTGGCGTGGCAGCCTCACGAGCCGTTGGCCGCCCGGCAGTGGTCGCGGGTGATCGTCGGCTTGGTCGTCGGCCAAGTGCTCCTCGGATGTGGCGCGTGGCTGGTGAATTACGGTGTCCCGGGGGGCTGGCTCCCCGACACCTGGTCGGGTCCGCTGGTGGCCCGCAGCGTCCGCGCCGCCCTGGTGACCACCGGTCACGCCGTGCTCGGGATGCTGATCCTCGGAGCGGCGGTCGTGATGTCGCTCGTCTGGACCGGGGCGGGTGCCGCCACTGGCCGATCGTGGGGGGAGGCCCCGGCATGA
- the purD gene encoding phosphoribosylamine--glycine ligase, giving the protein MLIVGAGAREHALAWKLATEGVEIFAAPGNAGTGQIGTNLDAAATDIPRLVELAREHAVDLTVVGPEAPLVAGITDTFTAASLPIFGPSRAAARIEGSKLFCKQILRRGDVPTGLFEAFTGPARAREWIEAREDMPVVVKADGLAAGKGVFVCADRGAALAAIDALAADPVLSRGGILIEERFDGVEVSVMAITDGRTIVTLPPVQDHKAAFDGDTGPNTGGMGAYAPTPFVDAALLADIEARILVPTVHALRRGKVPFQGVLFAGLMLTPQGPKLLEFNARFGDPECQTLLCLLESGLGPLLAATAARRLEEVETPVWKRAAAVTVVIASEGYPAAVQRGLPIRGLEAAAALPSVQVFHGATRSDGGRVVADGGRAIAVTATGDTLARAKLQAYTAVREIRWQGAWCRKDIAEKGLLEEHRRAAAADGEGA; this is encoded by the coding sequence GTGCTCATCGTCGGGGCTGGAGCGCGCGAACACGCGCTGGCCTGGAAGCTCGCGACCGAAGGCGTGGAGATCTTCGCGGCCCCCGGCAATGCCGGCACCGGCCAGATCGGCACCAACCTCGACGCCGCCGCCACCGACATCCCGCGGTTGGTCGAACTGGCCCGGGAGCACGCCGTCGACCTGACCGTCGTCGGGCCGGAGGCACCGCTGGTGGCTGGCATCACCGACACCTTCACCGCGGCCAGCCTGCCGATCTTTGGACCGAGCCGCGCGGCGGCGCGGATCGAGGGGAGCAAGCTGTTCTGCAAACAGATCCTCCGCCGCGGCGACGTCCCCACCGGATTGTTCGAAGCTTTCACCGGGCCGGCCCGGGCACGCGAGTGGATCGAGGCCCGCGAGGACATGCCCGTGGTCGTCAAGGCGGACGGCCTGGCCGCGGGGAAGGGAGTGTTCGTGTGCGCCGATCGGGGAGCCGCGCTGGCGGCGATCGACGCGCTCGCGGCCGATCCCGTGCTGTCCCGCGGCGGGATCCTCATCGAGGAGCGGTTCGACGGTGTCGAGGTCAGCGTGATGGCGATCACCGACGGTCGGACGATCGTCACGCTCCCCCCCGTCCAGGACCACAAGGCCGCCTTCGACGGCGACACCGGCCCCAACACCGGCGGGATGGGCGCCTACGCGCCGACTCCGTTCGTCGACGCGGCGCTGCTGGCCGACATCGAGGCGCGGATCCTCGTGCCCACCGTCCATGCCCTGCGGCGCGGGAAGGTGCCGTTCCAGGGGGTGCTGTTCGCCGGGTTGATGCTCACCCCCCAGGGCCCGAAGCTGCTCGAGTTCAACGCCCGGTTCGGCGACCCGGAGTGCCAGACGCTCCTCTGCCTGCTCGAGTCCGGGCTCGGTCCGCTCCTCGCCGCCACGGCTGCACGTCGGCTCGAGGAGGTGGAAACCCCGGTCTGGAAGCGGGCGGCGGCGGTCACGGTGGTGATCGCTTCGGAGGGCTATCCCGCAGCGGTGCAGCGGGGGCTGCCGATCCGCGGCCTCGAGGCCGCCGCAGCGCTGCCGAGCGTGCAGGTGTTCCACGGGGCCACCCGCAGCGACGGCGGCCGCGTGGTCGCCGACGGCGGACGCGCCATCGCGGTGACCGCGACCGGCGATACACTCGCCCGCGCCAAGCTGCAGGCCTACACCGCCGTCCGCGAGATCCGCTGGCAGGGGGCGTGGTGCCGCAAGGACATCGCCGAGAAGGGCCTGCTCGAGGAGCACCGCCGGGCCGCAGCGGCCGACGGGGAAGGCGCATGA
- a CDS encoding Gfo/Idh/MocA family oxidoreductase yields the protein MKVRAGIVGLGSQWESRHLPALRSLADRFEVRAVCEQVAHRARRVAGELGAVAVDGFRVLAARTDIDAVLFLGDQWYGTAPVEAACAAGKAVYAAIGLPVDPAEAEALRGRIERSGVAFMAELPRRHAPATVRLKELIATRLGPPRMLFCHRRVPLSAIAQAGRREPADDIRDLMELVDWCRYVAGQAPTSVVAVRHAERPGGELDDYRMMSLDFTPSGSPGDGTIAQISCGYYMPRCWEEAVGFRPPPALQVVCEQGIAFIDLPASLVWFDVAGRHQEALDSDRPVGEQMLLQFHRTVTSLVRRVSGLDDALEAMRIVAAAETSAREGRRVSIGEPL from the coding sequence ATGAAGGTCCGGGCCGGAATCGTCGGACTGGGGAGCCAGTGGGAATCGCGCCACCTGCCGGCGCTCCGGTCCCTCGCCGACCGGTTCGAGGTCCGTGCGGTCTGCGAACAGGTGGCCCATCGCGCCCGACGGGTGGCGGGAGAGTTGGGAGCCGTCGCGGTCGACGGCTTCCGTGTCCTCGCCGCCCGCACCGACATCGACGCCGTCCTGTTTCTCGGCGACCAGTGGTATGGCACCGCCCCCGTCGAGGCGGCCTGCGCAGCGGGGAAGGCGGTGTACGCGGCGATCGGCCTTCCCGTCGATCCGGCGGAAGCGGAGGCGCTGCGCGGGCGGATCGAGCGGTCGGGCGTTGCCTTCATGGCCGAGCTGCCACGGCGTCACGCGCCGGCGACGGTGCGGCTCAAGGAACTGATCGCCACCCGCCTCGGGCCGCCGCGGATGCTGTTCTGCCACCGGCGCGTGCCGTTGTCGGCGATCGCACAGGCCGGTCGCCGTGAGCCGGCGGACGACATCCGCGACCTGATGGAGCTGGTCGACTGGTGCCGGTACGTCGCCGGCCAGGCCCCGACGAGCGTCGTCGCCGTGCGTCACGCCGAGCGGCCGGGTGGCGAGCTCGACGACTACCGGATGATGAGCCTCGACTTCACGCCGTCGGGTTCACCGGGAGACGGGACGATCGCCCAGATCAGCTGCGGCTACTACATGCCGCGCTGCTGGGAGGAGGCGGTCGGATTCCGGCCGCCACCGGCGCTCCAGGTCGTCTGCGAGCAGGGGATCGCGTTCATCGACCTGCCGGCGAGCCTGGTGTGGTTCGACGTCGCCGGCCGGCACCAGGAAGCGCTCGATTCCGACCGGCCGGTCGGAGAGCAGATGCTGCTCCAATTCCACCGTACGGTGACGAGCTTGGTGCGGCGCGTCAGCGGCCTCGACGACGCCCTGGAGGCGATGCGGATCGTGGCCGCGGCGGAAACCAGCGCCCGCGAGGGGCGCCGCGTGTCGATCGGCGAGCCGTTGTGA
- a CDS encoding c-type cytochrome, with translation MSPSRQPTVRSRFPTCRPGSCSSSRCGTSGRPVPTARWGSTSPISSGPPRGASRSSSRKTKSRISARSTFPHQPSEPDESPPMIPSTHPSSVASRGIAAGSLSGTAPAVSRPPAIGLSWLAVGVVVTVAIATTGCGGAPAASFRANLVESTKQRLTPQQERQVATVMLALFGTPDEPVALPETGLDQAKLTLAAGPVRSDIVGRKNGLYREHCAHCHGITGDGLGPTAAFLNPYPRDYRPGVFKFKSTERADKPTRDDLVRLLHNGVPGTSMPSFALLSETQVDALVEYVKYLSIRGETELALARAFFELDDEAKGELQQTREFLVDEMLTPVADKWRAADEARIPVPEMPADIDMAASIAKGKELFYGDKANCVKCHGVTGLGDGQANDYDDWNKNIVEITKEIDGTAERAREAKTSGMTEEQRAEHRANIAWVNRFHGVLDGDALQPRTIPPRNLRQGIYRGGRRPLDLYYRIHAGINGAPMPAAKGTVPPEDIWHIVNYVRSLPYGFDGELGADRSTTSVQRDRM, from the coding sequence ATGTCGCCGTCTCGGCAGCCGACGGTTCGTTCACGATTCCCGACCTGCCGGCCGGGGAGTTGCTCGAGTTCCAGGTGTGGCACGAGCGGTCGACCGGTGCCAACGGCGCGCTGGGGCTCGACAAGCCCGATCTCAAGTGGACCCCCAAGGGGCGCTTCCAGATCAAGCTCGAGGAAAACGAAGTCAAGGATCTCGGCACGCTCGACGTTCCCGCATCAGCCATCGGAACCTGACGAATCTCCTCCCATGATCCCTTCAACGCATCCTTCGTCCGTCGCCTCCCGTGGCATCGCCGCCGGCTCGCTCTCGGGCACGGCCCCGGCGGTGTCGCGTCCGCCCGCGATCGGCTTGTCGTGGCTCGCGGTCGGTGTCGTCGTCACCGTGGCGATCGCCACGACGGGGTGCGGCGGCGCCCCGGCCGCTTCGTTCCGGGCGAATCTCGTCGAGTCGACGAAGCAGCGGCTGACCCCCCAGCAGGAGCGCCAGGTCGCGACGGTCATGCTGGCGCTGTTCGGCACGCCCGACGAGCCGGTGGCCCTCCCCGAGACGGGGCTCGACCAGGCCAAACTCACGCTCGCCGCAGGTCCGGTCCGCAGCGACATCGTCGGCCGCAAAAACGGCTTGTACCGCGAGCACTGTGCCCACTGCCACGGGATCACCGGCGACGGTCTTGGACCCACGGCGGCGTTTCTCAATCCCTATCCGCGCGACTACCGCCCCGGAGTGTTCAAGTTCAAGAGCACCGAACGGGCCGACAAGCCGACCCGCGACGATCTGGTGCGCCTCCTTCACAACGGCGTGCCGGGGACCTCGATGCCGTCGTTCGCCCTGCTCAGCGAGACTCAGGTCGACGCGCTTGTCGAGTACGTCAAGTACCTGTCGATCCGCGGCGAAACCGAATTGGCTCTCGCCCGGGCGTTCTTCGAGCTCGATGACGAAGCCAAGGGGGAGCTGCAGCAGACGCGGGAATTCCTCGTCGACGAGATGCTCACGCCGGTCGCCGACAAGTGGCGGGCGGCGGATGAGGCGCGGATTCCGGTTCCCGAGATGCCGGCCGACATCGACATGGCCGCATCGATCGCCAAGGGCAAGGAGCTGTTCTACGGCGACAAGGCCAACTGCGTGAAATGCCACGGCGTCACCGGCCTCGGCGATGGCCAGGCCAACGACTACGACGATTGGAACAAGAACATCGTCGAGATCACCAAGGAGATCGACGGCACCGCCGAGCGGGCCCGCGAGGCCAAGACCTCCGGCATGACGGAGGAACAACGCGCCGAACACCGTGCCAACATCGCCTGGGTGAACCGCTTCCACGGCGTTCTCGACGGCGACGCACTGCAGCCGCGCACGATCCCGCCGCGGAACCTGCGCCAGGGGATCTACCGGGGCGGGAGGCGGCCGCTCGATCTGTACTACCGGATCCACGCCGGGATCAACGGCGCGCCGATGCCGGCCGCGAAGGGGACGGTTCCGCCGGAGGACATCTGGCACATCGTCAATTACGTGCGCTCGTTGCCCTACGGCTTCGATGGTGAGTTGGGTGCGGACCGGTCGACCACGTCGGTGCAGCGCGACCGGATGTGA
- a CDS encoding HNH endonuclease, with the protein MLHSPLGLSVLVLNRSFVAVHVTNVRRAVTLLFRRLAEVVHIEEGQFAAHSLESWRELSAMQAALRTADQDWIQAVGYELQAPRVIRLVSCDRGPRPGIRFNRRNVFARDGNQCQYCGRSFPTSELSLDHVVPRSRGGITSWENIVCACVACNVHKGGRTPHEARMQLVRQPVKPKRSPLLSLKLGNPKYASWKSFVDSAYWLVDLR; encoded by the coding sequence ATGCTGCACAGCCCACTGGGCCTCAGCGTCCTCGTGCTCAACCGGTCGTTCGTCGCCGTTCACGTCACCAACGTCCGCCGCGCGGTGACGCTGCTGTTCCGACGCCTGGCGGAAGTCGTCCACATCGAGGAGGGGCAGTTCGCTGCTCACTCGCTCGAATCATGGCGCGAACTGTCGGCGATGCAGGCAGCATTGCGGACGGCCGACCAGGATTGGATCCAGGCAGTGGGCTACGAGCTCCAGGCCCCGCGGGTGATCCGCCTGGTGTCGTGCGACCGCGGACCCCGGCCCGGCATCCGCTTCAACCGCCGCAACGTGTTCGCCCGCGATGGGAACCAGTGCCAGTACTGCGGTCGGTCGTTCCCCACCAGCGAACTGTCGCTCGATCATGTCGTGCCCCGCAGCCGGGGCGGCATCACCAGCTGGGAGAACATCGTTTGCGCGTGCGTCGCATGCAACGTGCACAAAGGGGGCCGGACTCCCCACGAGGCGCGGATGCAACTCGTCCGGCAACCCGTCAAGCCGAAGCGCAGCCCGCTGTTGTCACTGAAGCTCGGAAACCC
- a CDS encoding cytochrome c oxidase subunit I, whose translation MSTVQSPSTGTTVSPTDHGHAVVVGGRAPRSSRQVAEFLSTYVFSKDHKVIGLQFLFSTLLWFLIGGLLALAVRWQIAWPWSQVPVLGKLFAQEGGQMAPEFYTMLFTMHATVMIFLVIIPILAGAFGNFLIPLMIGADDMAFPTLNMLSYWFMWPAFLCFGASFFVEGGAASGGWTSYPPLSTNVAASPGSGMGQTLWLLGLTFVGVSSMLGSVNYMTTIILMRAPGMTMFRLPMTIWAMFITAVLQAFALPVLTAAGFMQLSDRMLGTGFFNPEGNVVNNLLTSTGGGHPILWQHLFWFYSHPAVYIMILPAMGMVSDILTVFARKPLFGYRPMVYSIAGIAGLGFIVWGHHMFVSGMNPALGITFMVSTMMIALPSAVKTFNWLGTLWGGKIQFTTAMLFAVSFVSMFIIGGLSGIFMAATPVDIFIHDTYFIVAHFHYVLFAGTAMGVWAGIYYWFPKMFGRLMNEFWGKVHFFLTFVFLNGTFFTMHILGAVGFPRRLADAYHYETFHHLQPLNAFMTWCAIGMVATQIIFAVNFVWSMFYGPVAGRNPWNANTLEWTAPSPPGHGNFDFQPIVHRGPYEYSVPGCEKDHLMQTDPPDARAAALATAH comes from the coding sequence ATGAGCACCGTCCAGTCCCCGAGCACCGGCACCACCGTCAGCCCGACGGACCATGGCCACGCCGTCGTGGTCGGTGGCCGGGCGCCCCGGTCCTCTCGGCAGGTGGCCGAGTTCCTCTCGACCTACGTGTTCTCGAAGGACCACAAGGTCATCGGCCTGCAATTCCTGTTCTCGACGCTGCTGTGGTTCCTGATCGGCGGCTTGCTCGCGCTGGCGGTCCGCTGGCAGATCGCCTGGCCGTGGTCGCAGGTTCCGGTGCTCGGCAAGCTGTTCGCCCAGGAGGGCGGGCAGATGGCGCCGGAGTTCTACACCATGCTGTTCACGATGCACGCCACGGTGATGATCTTCCTCGTGATCATCCCGATCCTCGCGGGTGCGTTCGGCAACTTCCTCATCCCGCTGATGATCGGTGCCGACGACATGGCGTTTCCGACGCTCAACATGCTGTCGTACTGGTTCATGTGGCCGGCGTTCCTCTGCTTCGGCGCCAGTTTCTTCGTCGAGGGGGGCGCGGCGTCGGGTGGGTGGACGAGCTATCCGCCGCTCTCGACCAACGTCGCCGCCAGTCCCGGGAGCGGCATGGGGCAGACGCTGTGGCTCCTCGGGCTGACGTTCGTCGGCGTGTCGAGCATGCTCGGCAGCGTCAATTACATGACGACGATCATCCTCATGCGTGCCCCGGGGATGACGATGTTCCGCCTGCCGATGACGATCTGGGCAATGTTCATCACCGCCGTCCTCCAGGCCTTCGCCCTGCCGGTGCTGACCGCGGCCGGGTTCATGCAGCTGTCCGACCGGATGCTCGGGACCGGGTTCTTCAATCCCGAGGGCAACGTCGTCAACAACCTGCTGACGAGCACCGGGGGCGGCCACCCGATCCTCTGGCAGCACTTGTTCTGGTTCTACAGCCACCCGGCGGTCTACATCATGATCCTGCCGGCGATGGGCATGGTGAGCGACATCCTCACGGTGTTCGCCCGCAAGCCGCTGTTCGGCTACCGGCCGATGGTCTACTCGATCGCCGGCATCGCCGGGCTCGGGTTCATCGTCTGGGGCCACCACATGTTCGTCTCCGGGATGAATCCGGCGCTCGGCATCACTTTCATGGTGTCGACGATGATGATCGCGCTGCCCAGCGCCGTGAAGACGTTCAACTGGCTCGGCACGCTGTGGGGCGGCAAGATCCAGTTCACGACCGCGATGCTGTTCGCGGTGTCATTCGTGTCGATGTTCATCATCGGCGGCCTGTCGGGGATCTTCATGGCGGCCACGCCTGTCGACATCTTCATCCACGACACCTATTTCATCGTCGCCCACTTCCACTACGTGTTGTTCGCGGGCACCGCGATGGGTGTCTGGGCGGGGATTTACTACTGGTTCCCGAAGATGTTCGGTCGGTTGATGAACGAGTTCTGGGGCAAAGTCCACTTCTTCCTGACCTTCGTGTTTCTCAACGGCACGTTCTTCACGATGCACATCCTCGGTGCCGTCGGCTTCCCCCGCCGGCTCGCGGATGCCTACCACTACGAGACCTTCCACCATCTCCAACCGCTCAACGCTTTCATGACGTGGTGCGCGATCGGCATGGTGGCGACGCAGATCATCTTCGCGGTGAATTTCGTGTGGAGCATGTTCTACGGGCCGGTCGCCGGCCGGAATCCGTGGAATGCCAACACCCTGGAGTGGACGGCACCGAGCCCTCCGGGCCACGGCAACTTCGACTTCCAGCCGATCGTCCACCGCGGCCCCTACGAGTACTCCGTCCCGGGCTGCGAGAAGGATCACCTGATGCAGACCGATCCCCCCGATGCCCGGGCCGCAGCGTTGGCCACCGCCCACTGA
- the coxB gene encoding cytochrome c oxidase subunit II yields MAGIFWSLLFLAVPVLGVATFVVGPLYDIWLPKDVSVHGRSIDSLFYFILVLTGVVFVVTEVLLFWFLWKYDAARPNPVAAFIHGSHTLEVVWTIIPAATLLFLSIYQMNTWADVKMRRPRIPPTVEVVARQFEWRLRYPGRDGELGTPDDLFLVNDLHVPVDEEVLVQLKSMDVLHSFFLPNLRIKQDAVPGMKTPVWFKATEVGQYDIVCAELCGWGHYKMKGRITVDTREDYERWLEEIEARQEATQPEPVAEVAGQ; encoded by the coding sequence TTGGCCGGTATTTTTTGGAGCCTGCTGTTCCTCGCCGTGCCGGTGCTCGGCGTGGCGACGTTCGTCGTCGGCCCGCTGTACGACATCTGGCTGCCGAAAGACGTCTCCGTCCACGGGCGGTCGATCGACTCGCTGTTCTACTTCATCCTCGTCCTCACCGGCGTCGTGTTCGTCGTCACCGAGGTGCTGCTGTTCTGGTTCCTGTGGAAGTACGACGCCGCCCGCCCCAACCCGGTGGCGGCGTTCATCCATGGCAGCCATACGCTCGAGGTCGTGTGGACGATCATCCCGGCGGCGACGCTGCTGTTCCTCTCGATCTACCAGATGAACACCTGGGCCGACGTCAAGATGCGGCGGCCACGGATCCCCCCCACCGTCGAGGTCGTGGCGCGGCAGTTCGAGTGGCGTCTCCGTTACCCGGGGCGCGACGGCGAACTGGGCACGCCCGACGACTTGTTCCTCGTCAACGACCTGCACGTGCCGGTCGACGAGGAGGTGCTCGTACAGCTCAAGAGCATGGACGTGCTCCACAGCTTCTTCCTCCCCAACCTCCGCATCAAGCAGGACGCGGTCCCGGGAATGAAGACGCCGGTGTGGTTCAAGGCCACCGAGGTCGGGCAGTATGACATCGTCTGTGCCGAACTGTGCGGTTGGGGCCACTACAAGATGAAGGGGCGGATCACCGTCGACACCCGCGAGGATTACGAGCGCTGGCTCGAGGAGATCGAGGCCCGTCAGGAAGCCACACAGCCCGAGCCAGTCGCCGAGGTGGCCGGCCAGTGA